In Chitinophaga nivalis, a single genomic region encodes these proteins:
- a CDS encoding helix-turn-helix transcriptional regulator yields MAIRKDHKRDIINLLLQGATPFEKQTFESSFEKRNISLQIYHGKDFIIMESNTFTHSETPAWSHYNSPDWIEFSFMLKGNVYQSQSGLFNDYLLSEGSHHFLFNPDATEENRLIGNGNYNIISIYMPVNKALSLFNAYLPEWEHYSQQLQRYQPFFQEAPQKRLSPHITRILRHLWDAPAQEKLKSLYYESLVNELFCWQWEAMLVKPEKCIGIKLRDADIEKLHHATHLLSNALQEPPSLEWLAKACQLNEYKLKAGFKQIFGTTVSNYAQGIRLEKAQQLIRDTDMTMSEIAYDLGYAHSQHFQRAFKQKFGVTPNSLRG; encoded by the coding sequence ATGGCTATAAGAAAAGACCATAAAAGGGATATCATCAACCTGTTGTTGCAAGGTGCAACGCCATTTGAAAAACAGACGTTTGAAAGTAGTTTTGAGAAGCGGAATATCTCTCTGCAGATTTATCATGGAAAGGACTTCATTATCATGGAGTCTAATACATTTACCCATAGCGAAACACCCGCCTGGTCACATTACAACAGTCCTGATTGGATAGAGTTCAGCTTTATGCTGAAAGGAAATGTGTATCAGTCTCAAAGTGGTTTGTTTAACGATTATCTGTTGTCAGAAGGAAGCCATCATTTTTTATTCAATCCGGATGCTACGGAGGAAAACAGATTGATAGGGAATGGGAACTACAATATTATCAGTATTTATATGCCGGTAAATAAAGCATTATCGCTTTTTAATGCGTATTTGCCTGAATGGGAGCATTACTCGCAACAACTGCAACGTTATCAGCCATTCTTTCAGGAGGCGCCACAAAAAAGGCTTTCACCGCATATCACCCGTATCCTTCGTCATCTTTGGGATGCCCCTGCGCAGGAGAAACTAAAAAGTCTTTATTACGAGTCATTGGTAAATGAACTGTTTTGCTGGCAATGGGAAGCGATGTTGGTAAAGCCGGAGAAGTGCATAGGTATAAAACTTCGTGATGCAGATATTGAAAAACTGCATCACGCCACCCACTTGTTATCCAACGCTCTACAAGAGCCACCTTCCTTAGAGTGGCTGGCCAAAGCTTGTCAATTGAATGAATACAAATTGAAAGCAGGATTCAAGCAGATTTTTGGTACGACTGTGTCTAATTATGCGCAGGGGATACGACTGGAAAAGGCACAACAACTGATCCGGGACACCGACATGACGATGTCGGAAATAGCTTATGACCTGGGATATGCGCATTCCCAACATTTTCAACGGGCGTTTAAGCAAAAGTTTGGCGTGACACCTAATAGCTTGCGGGGGTAA
- a CDS encoding IS3 family transposase codes for MKRLSRTIQEEFYAIAFRKKIYTSLESMQADLDDWINYYNRQRAHSGKYCFGKTPLETFKDSIGLAKEKRIADWYLAADATS; via the coding sequence ATAAAAAGATTAAGCAGAACGATTCAAGAGGAGTTTTATGCCATTGCATTTAGGAAAAAAATATATACGAGTCTGGAGTCAATGCAAGCCGATCTGGATGATTGGATAAACTATTATAACAGACAAAGAGCCCACAGTGGGAAGTATTGCTTTGGAAAGACACCTTTGGAAACTTTTAAAGACAGTATTGGACTAGCTAAGGAAAAGCGCATTGCAGACTGGTATTTAGCCGCTGACGCAACTTCCTGA
- a CDS encoding IS3 family transposase has product MSRKGNCWDNAVAESFFKTLKTELVYQNKFVDKAEAALAVFEYIEIWYNRKRLHSTLGYMSPHDFGEFLNKQNIAA; this is encoded by the coding sequence ATGAGCCGTAAGGGAAATTGCTGGGATAATGCAGTCGCTGAAAGCTTCTTCAAAACACTTAAAACAGAGTTGGTATATCAGAATAAATTCGTAGATAAAGCCGAGGCAGCATTAGCCGTATTCGAATATATAGAAATCTGGTACAACCGTAAAAGATTGCATTCTACCCTGGGATATATGTCACCACATGACTTTGGAGAATTTCTAAACAAGCAAAACATTGCAGCTTAA
- a CDS encoding esterase-like activity of phytase family protein, translating into MKRKLLLPAIALLMLAISCKKEKEEMAPENASNNNTVVSGAVKRTATSLGAPVAEAKVYKLIPGYDKNEKFEASGVYYLDGFFYVVFDNRFKIAKIKSTLPINSSQNTLLGSGSGDSDFEGITYSNANPARFYVVEEAVQNGSNYQPRIREYDADMNYLSNKWVGYNFSSSNSNKGFEGIARVYRGGEDYILGLVEGTGKVPVLKKTNSKWEKIAEITLPASAAFSDYADIAVYGNKVAIVGQEDALLWVGTLSDTSWSFSGGTTYSFPTGNSQGVVGAGSNVLYGNVEGVSFISANQIVVVSDKVKSDQPSYQTYKDQSVHIFNLP; encoded by the coding sequence ATGAAAAGAAAACTCCTTCTTCCTGCTATTGCTTTATTAATGCTGGCCATTTCCTGTAAGAAAGAAAAAGAAGAAATGGCGCCGGAAAATGCTTCAAATAATAATACCGTTGTTAGCGGAGCGGTAAAACGTACAGCTACCAGCCTGGGGGCTCCGGTGGCAGAAGCCAAAGTCTATAAGCTGATTCCCGGTTATGACAAAAACGAAAAATTTGAAGCCAGTGGTGTTTATTACCTGGATGGATTTTTTTATGTTGTCTTTGATAACCGTTTTAAAATTGCGAAAATAAAGAGTACGCTGCCTATCAATAGCAGTCAGAATACCCTGTTGGGATCTGGCTCCGGTGACTCTGATTTTGAAGGTATTACCTATAGTAATGCGAATCCGGCCCGCTTTTATGTGGTGGAAGAAGCGGTACAAAATGGTAGTAACTATCAGCCAAGAATAAGAGAGTATGATGCTGATATGAATTACCTGAGCAATAAATGGGTGGGTTATAACTTTTCCTCATCTAACAGTAACAAAGGGTTTGAAGGAATTGCCCGCGTATATCGTGGGGGAGAAGATTATATCTTAGGCCTGGTAGAAGGTACAGGTAAAGTGCCGGTATTGAAGAAAACCAATTCGAAGTGGGAAAAGATTGCGGAGATCACCTTGCCTGCTTCTGCTGCTTTCAGTGATTATGCAGATATCGCTGTTTACGGTAATAAAGTAGCTATCGTAGGACAGGAAGATGCGCTGTTATGGGTCGGTACTTTAAGTGACACTTCCTGGTCTTTTTCAGGCGGAACCACCTATAGCTTCCCAACAGGTAATAGTCAGGGTGTGGTAGGTGCCGGTAGTAATGTGTTATATGGAAATGTGGAAGGAGTATCCTTTATCAGTGCCAACCAGATTGTAGTGGTGTCTGATAAAGTAAAATCAGATCAACCCAGCTATCAGACCTACAAAGATCAATCTGTACATATCTTCAATCTTCCTTAA
- a CDS encoding YybH family protein: protein METYDRKTPAGAVAYFRHRLQQGDITGAMSCFDAQGTYIERDGTPIKGLPQIERAIGNLCVLRPTIKGGVSHVTIWEDLSVWLDKWEMTAISPDGHSINMSGHTSCLLKRNEAGIWLWLVDNPFGAAVLDI from the coding sequence ATGGAAACATACGATCGGAAAACACCAGCAGGTGCTGTCGCCTATTTTCGTCACCGCCTGCAACAAGGAGATATCACCGGCGCTATGAGCTGCTTTGATGCACAGGGCACGTACATAGAGCGGGATGGTACCCCAATAAAAGGCCTGCCACAAATTGAACGGGCAATAGGTAACCTATGTGTCTTGCGGCCCACGATAAAAGGCGGCGTATCGCATGTTACAATATGGGAAGATTTATCCGTTTGGCTGGATAAATGGGAGATGACAGCAATCAGCCCTGATGGTCATTCCATCAATATGAGTGGCCATACCAGCTGCCTCCTGAAAAGAAATGAAGCTGGTATCTGGTTATGGCTGGTGGATAATCCTTTTGGGGCAGCCGTACTCGACATATAG
- a CDS encoding NAD-dependent epimerase/dehydratase family protein has protein sequence MAANILITGVNGHLGNNLLRNLLQKGEQVRGTVRNLHHTAPFEGLDFTPVYADLHDKASLLKALQGIDTLYQVAAVYELWTKNPKKDVYQANMTATRNIMEAAAIMGVKKVIYVSSVAAMGRQTFPISPETYNTETRSVYYRSKIDSEKLAWKIAKAHQIHMVSVCPSAMIGEVATRLTPSQNTLQMVLNKAIKIDARFYINWVDVKDVSEGCYLAAQKGRNGERYGLGTATAVGITEIATIAQNLFPERGIKTPATAPKWGLYLYAWLQATTAKITRKRPKLLIHQISMYYNVHQDMDISKSVRELGYHPTPPKTAIEQALRYLYHQTIQ, from the coding sequence ATGGCAGCAAACATATTAATTACCGGCGTTAATGGCCACCTGGGCAATAACTTACTGAGAAATCTCCTGCAAAAAGGTGAGCAGGTCAGGGGAACAGTCCGGAATCTTCATCATACGGCTCCATTTGAAGGATTGGATTTTACACCCGTTTATGCAGACTTACACGATAAAGCATCTCTTTTAAAAGCGTTACAGGGAATAGACACCTTATATCAGGTAGCTGCTGTTTATGAGTTGTGGACCAAAAATCCGAAAAAGGATGTCTACCAGGCCAACATGACCGCCACCAGAAATATTATGGAGGCAGCAGCCATCATGGGTGTAAAGAAAGTTATTTACGTCAGCTCTGTTGCAGCGATGGGTAGACAAACCTTCCCTATCAGCCCTGAAACATACAATACTGAAACCCGTAGTGTTTATTACCGATCCAAAATTGATAGCGAAAAACTGGCCTGGAAGATCGCCAAAGCACATCAGATACATATGGTCAGTGTATGTCCTTCCGCTATGATCGGAGAAGTGGCTACCCGGCTGACACCTTCTCAAAATACCTTGCAAATGGTGTTGAACAAAGCAATAAAAATCGACGCGCGATTCTATATTAACTGGGTAGACGTCAAAGATGTGTCAGAAGGTTGCTACCTGGCGGCACAAAAAGGCCGTAACGGAGAACGTTATGGTCTTGGTACCGCTACCGCCGTAGGCATTACGGAGATAGCCACCATCGCACAAAACCTATTCCCCGAACGGGGCATTAAGACACCAGCAACCGCTCCCAAATGGGGACTTTACCTGTATGCCTGGCTGCAGGCAACCACGGCGAAAATCACCCGCAAAAGGCCTAAACTATTGATCCATCAAATCAGCATGTATTACAATGTGCATCAGGACATGGATATCAGTAAATCAGTAAGAGAGCTGGGCTATCATCCTACTCCACCCAAAACCGCCATTGAGCAGGCGTTGAGATACTTATATCATCAAACAATACAATAG
- a CDS encoding Crp/Fnr family transcriptional regulator: MKKSDILPPGIADKNDSLLVSAFKTHLHFSIPDYLSIKTHFQFYTRKKKDFLLREGQTSSDYFFILEGYVRTFYSTESGEEVTIDILRKGEFASSMYSILKQAPSFESIQCVTDCNICKISAASFETLAIKNPEWIQLGMKCLQSALLKKEERILTFGKLKGKARYAKLMAERPDIIQHVPVQYIASYLGMKPESLSRIKN; the protein is encoded by the coding sequence ATGAAAAAATCCGATATACTGCCACCAGGTATTGCAGACAAAAATGATAGCTTACTGGTAAGCGCCTTTAAGACTCACCTGCATTTTAGTATCCCTGATTACCTTTCCATCAAAACACATTTTCAATTTTATACCCGAAAAAAAAAGGATTTTCTACTTCGTGAAGGCCAAACCTCTTCCGATTATTTTTTTATTCTGGAGGGATATGTACGTACGTTTTACAGCACAGAAAGCGGAGAGGAGGTAACTATCGATATTCTGAGAAAAGGAGAGTTTGCCTCTTCGATGTACAGCATACTAAAGCAAGCGCCCTCTTTCGAATCTATCCAATGCGTAACGGATTGCAACATTTGTAAAATATCTGCGGCCTCCTTTGAAACACTCGCTATTAAAAATCCTGAATGGATTCAGCTAGGCATGAAATGTCTGCAATCGGCCCTGCTCAAAAAAGAAGAAAGAATACTCACCTTCGGGAAATTAAAGGGGAAAGCACGTTATGCCAAACTAATGGCTGAAAGACCTGATATCATTCAACATGTACCTGTCCAATATATAGCGTCTTATCTTGGGATGAAGCCGGAATCCCTGAGCCGGATAAAAAACTGA
- a CDS encoding beta/gamma crystallin family protein, with translation MSRTNVPEFVLSPYNGSVVDLESPVGPFKLLKGVPAGLDNSQTERALPEVVLYEHNDFGGANWRTNLNYTYVGDFWNDKISSIVVVAGVWEFYQHDNYNGPRWRLGPGYYRWVEDVNIPNDIISSFRVVG, from the coding sequence ATGTCACGGACTAATGTTCCCGAATTTGTATTAAGCCCATATAATGGAAGTGTTGTTGACCTGGAATCTCCTGTGGGTCCATTTAAGCTGTTAAAAGGTGTGCCTGCTGGTCTGGATAATTCACAGACTGAAAGAGCATTGCCTGAAGTAGTTCTCTATGAGCATAATGACTTTGGTGGTGCTAACTGGAGAACCAATTTGAACTATACCTATGTTGGTGACTTCTGGAATGATAAAATCTCTTCTATCGTTGTAGTAGCCGGTGTATGGGAGTTTTATCAGCACGACAATTATAATGGCCCGAGATGGCGCCTTGGACCTGGTTACTATCGCTGGGTAGAAGATGTAAATATCCCGAATGATATTATTTCTTCTTTCAGAGTAGTAGGTTGA
- the xth gene encoding exodeoxyribonuclease III, which produces MKIATYNVNGVNGRLPVLLRWLGETMPDVACLQELKAPQEKFPEQAILDAGYEVIWHGQKSWNGVAILSRIGAIKEIRRVLPGDPEDVHSRYIEAVVNDVLIACLYLPNGNPAPGPKFDYKLSWFERLTTHAKQLLAQEIPVVLTGDFNVIPTPQDVYKPERWVDDALFRPETRAAFQKLTAQGWTDAIRKLYPEEKIYTYWDYFRDAFGRDAGLRIDHFLLSPQLETRLTAAGVDRQVRGWEKSSDHAPVWIELK; this is translated from the coding sequence ATGAAAATTGCCACTTATAATGTAAACGGCGTCAATGGACGTCTGCCTGTATTGTTACGCTGGTTAGGCGAAACAATGCCTGATGTCGCATGTTTACAGGAATTGAAGGCGCCGCAGGAAAAATTTCCGGAACAGGCTATTCTGGATGCAGGTTACGAAGTGATCTGGCATGGTCAGAAGAGTTGGAATGGTGTGGCGATTCTATCGCGTATCGGTGCCATTAAAGAAATCAGAAGAGTACTTCCTGGTGATCCGGAAGATGTACATAGTCGTTATATAGAGGCCGTGGTCAATGATGTATTGATAGCTTGTCTTTATCTACCCAATGGGAACCCGGCGCCAGGCCCGAAATTCGATTATAAACTAAGTTGGTTCGAAAGGCTAACCACGCATGCAAAGCAGTTGTTGGCGCAGGAAATACCGGTGGTGTTGACCGGGGATTTTAATGTGATACCTACCCCGCAGGATGTCTATAAACCTGAACGTTGGGTAGATGATGCCCTGTTCCGGCCAGAAACCCGTGCTGCCTTTCAAAAGCTGACAGCGCAAGGATGGACGGATGCTATCAGAAAACTGTATCCGGAAGAAAAAATATATACGTACTGGGATTATTTCCGGGATGCATTCGGACGAGATGCCGGGTTGCGTATCGACCATTTCCTGTTAAGTCCGCAGCTGGAAACGCGGCTTACTGCTGCTGGTGTAGACCGTCAGGTGCGTGGCTGGGAGAAATCGAGCGATCATGCACCAGTATGGATTGAGTTGAAATAA
- a CDS encoding RloB family protein gives MARSTEKRKGSGRQTFAILVDGETEKWYLEQLRNTENPAGITIKPDLPRKTKLEDQYLTVKDNADIYDLSIWIIDLDVVIRENKVSQLITYLAAVKGNKKIQILINTPCLEYWFLQHVNDCGKYFADCHAVMRELKKHAPLQEYSKSARYFIQTQPDIYQRLKPYLNNGISNARKRGAFDPVHPQKGKAEIYKLFEIPGLLPTLSR, from the coding sequence ATGGCGAGATCCACTGAAAAGAGGAAAGGTAGTGGCAGACAAACCTTTGCCATACTGGTTGACGGAGAAACAGAAAAATGGTACCTGGAACAACTACGGAATACCGAAAACCCAGCCGGCATCACCATCAAGCCAGATCTCCCCAGAAAAACCAAACTGGAAGACCAATATCTTACCGTAAAAGACAATGCCGATATCTATGATCTTTCTATCTGGATCATTGACCTGGACGTTGTTATCCGCGAAAACAAAGTGTCTCAACTAATAACTTATCTGGCTGCGGTGAAGGGTAATAAAAAAATCCAGATCCTGATTAATACACCTTGCCTCGAATACTGGTTTCTACAGCATGTTAATGATTGCGGAAAATACTTCGCAGATTGCCATGCTGTTATGCGGGAACTAAAGAAACATGCACCATTACAGGAATACTCCAAAAGTGCCAGATACTTTATTCAAACCCAACCTGATATCTACCAAAGACTCAAACCATATCTGAACAATGGCATTTCCAACGCCAGGAAAAGAGGAGCATTTGACCCAGTGCACCCACAAAAAGGGAAAGCAGAAATCTATAAATTATTTGAAATACCGGGTTTATTACCCACCCTTAGCCGTTAA
- a CDS encoding AAA family ATPase, giving the protein MIISFSAQNFKCIKEKVTLSFEPENSDTLQDYYFIEPMKGVKLLKLGLIYGPNGSGKTTILTSLNFLRNLVIHPLQQKQEVLDFKPFLFDDKTQDAASSFELSFIHNNTKYSYYLQFNRQAILSEKLYFHSPNKALVFQRTTNTLKQLTSIKFGGKIKIKKTAEETLEANTLWNTTVLSAFLKTNIELPELKNVTDWFIEVLKAVITPGASFKNYITRGLSEHKINKAYIIQFLKKADFAINDITIQTTKVNIKPNTLEMVALLNKQIESSHPDAPSLPLLEELEKKDLLFEHVIQKTDGTTASYRLPYEEESEGTQRYFQFSGLLDVMLHQESVFMLDELESSLHPDLIKHFMLLFLVNVKKTQLMATTHHRELLMERDILREDAIWFTEKKADGSIDLFSLSDFDSSVVRDTTSIYNAYKSGKLGAKPVLSDYYLNIPNGEIH; this is encoded by the coding sequence ATGATAATTAGCTTTTCCGCACAGAATTTCAAATGTATTAAAGAGAAGGTTACCCTTTCTTTTGAGCCGGAGAATTCGGATACGCTACAGGATTATTATTTTATTGAGCCTATGAAGGGGGTAAAGCTGTTAAAGCTGGGACTCATTTATGGCCCTAACGGTTCGGGTAAAACAACGATATTGACAAGCCTCAATTTTTTACGGAACCTTGTTATACATCCACTCCAACAAAAGCAAGAGGTACTGGATTTTAAGCCATTTTTATTTGATGATAAAACACAGGATGCAGCAAGCAGCTTTGAATTATCTTTTATTCATAACAATACTAAATATTCCTATTATCTGCAGTTCAACCGACAGGCTATTTTATCTGAAAAACTATATTTCCATTCTCCCAATAAAGCATTAGTATTTCAGAGAACAACCAACACACTTAAACAACTTACTTCCATAAAATTTGGCGGAAAAATCAAGATAAAAAAAACGGCAGAAGAAACCCTTGAGGCCAATACACTTTGGAATACTACGGTACTCAGTGCATTTTTAAAAACAAACATTGAATTGCCGGAACTCAAAAATGTGACAGATTGGTTCATAGAAGTTTTAAAGGCAGTTATTACACCAGGTGCCAGTTTTAAAAACTATATCACCCGAGGATTATCTGAACATAAAATTAACAAGGCATACATTATACAGTTTTTAAAGAAAGCCGATTTTGCCATCAATGACATTACCATTCAAACGACTAAAGTCAATATAAAACCGAACACATTGGAAATGGTCGCCTTGTTGAATAAGCAAATAGAAAGCAGCCACCCCGATGCGCCCTCATTACCTCTTTTGGAAGAGTTAGAAAAAAAAGATTTACTATTTGAACATGTTATTCAAAAAACAGACGGTACCACCGCCAGCTACAGGTTACCTTATGAAGAGGAATCGGAAGGTACGCAGCGGTATTTTCAGTTCAGCGGCTTATTAGACGTCATGCTTCATCAGGAAAGCGTTTTTATGCTGGATGAACTGGAGTCTTCTCTACATCCAGACCTTATCAAACACTTTATGTTACTCTTCCTGGTGAATGTAAAAAAAACACAGTTGATGGCTACTACGCATCATCGGGAACTGCTGATGGAAAGAGATATCCTGCGGGAAGATGCTATCTGGTTTACAGAGAAAAAAGCAGATGGCAGTATAGACCTTTTTTCGCTTAGTGACTTCGATTCCAGTGTGGTAAGAGATACCACCTCTATCTACAATGCTTATAAATCCGGTAAACTGGGAGCCAAACCCGTTTTAAGCGATTATTATTTAAACATCCCCAATGGCGAGATCCACTGA
- a CDS encoding AraC family transcriptional regulator, with protein MGKEHMRQSVEVLYKVVEECPVTTLQLTFFQVAYVISGTGTMRINGHEMPYRAANLFLLTPQDHYTFEIGTTTEFLLVRFDHSYIKEYQWKGIDHMAHLLDHATHMSGCILKNKPDEALVKSIVDSLVHEIHHQDLYNEDLIMHFVNALIVISARNISKIKPAHLKQNADKRILEIINYIKTNIYYPQKLKAVAMGEAFGISTTYLGSYFKTQSGETIQHFIATYKIRMIEHRLKFSDRRINEIALEFGFADESHLNKFFRKHKGINLTGYRKAEAG; from the coding sequence ATGGGAAAAGAACATATGCGTCAGTCAGTAGAAGTGCTCTATAAAGTGGTAGAAGAATGCCCGGTTACAACTTTACAATTAACTTTTTTCCAGGTAGCCTATGTAATTTCCGGCACTGGTACCATGCGTATTAACGGCCATGAAATGCCGTATCGTGCAGCCAATCTTTTTCTGCTCACCCCCCAAGACCATTACACCTTTGAGATTGGCACCACCACTGAGTTTCTACTCGTACGGTTTGATCACAGTTATATAAAAGAATACCAATGGAAAGGTATCGATCATATGGCTCACCTGTTGGATCATGCGACGCATATGTCTGGTTGTATTCTGAAAAACAAGCCGGATGAAGCACTGGTAAAATCCATTGTTGATTCACTTGTACACGAAATACATCACCAGGATCTTTACAATGAAGACCTCATCATGCATTTTGTCAATGCCCTGATTGTTATTTCTGCCCGTAATATTTCCAAAATAAAACCGGCACATCTAAAACAAAATGCTGATAAAAGAATATTGGAAATCATCAACTACATCAAAACCAACATCTATTATCCACAAAAGCTAAAGGCAGTAGCGATGGGTGAAGCGTTTGGTATTTCCACCACTTATCTGGGCAGTTATTTCAAAACACAAAGCGGAGAAACGATCCAGCATTTTATTGCCACTTATAAAATCAGGATGATAGAACACAGGTTAAAATTCAGTGACCGGCGTATTAATGAAATTGCCCTTGAATTTGGCTTTGCAGATGAGAGTCATCTGAACAAGTTTTTCAGGAAACACAAAGGCATAAATTTAACGGGGTACAGGAAAGCGGAAGCGGGGTAG
- a CDS encoding MFS transporter: MKKTTYFNKNFIALTAICLASLMFGLEISSVPVILPTLEKVLHGDFKDMQWIMNAYTIACTTVLMATGTLADRYGRKRVFIISLTVFGITSLICGLAQNVTVLIVSRFLQGMGGGAMLICQIAILSHQFRAGAERGRAFGIWGIVFGIGLGFGPIIGGMIVAVSNWQWVFLVHVLITALTLLLVFSGIAESRDPQAGKVDIAGIVTLSLAVFGLTYYITQGPEIGFFSTTGYLMIALVVIFLVAFVVAEKMNPHPMFDFSVFRIRHFSGALLGAMAMNFSFWPFMIYLPVYFQSGLGYDSITAGLALLAYTLPTLVFPPLGERLSLRFQPGVVIPAGLFIIGAGFMLMRYGGIREDASWLTMLPGSLLAGIGLGITNTLVTNTTTGAVPASRAGMASGIDMSARLIALAVNIALMGFILLAGILTYLKAVLPASLDTQQLHAAAAKIAAGSSDALPALPGGAALDPTGNIVHAALLQGFDGVMLYGGISIWLLAVISLIVFGIRRPVSAVAGS, from the coding sequence ATGAAAAAGACTACGTATTTCAACAAGAATTTTATCGCGTTAACAGCTATTTGTCTGGCTTCGCTGATGTTTGGACTGGAAATTTCCAGCGTCCCCGTTATATTACCGACCCTGGAAAAAGTATTGCACGGTGACTTCAAAGACATGCAATGGATTATGAATGCTTATACCATTGCCTGTACAACGGTATTGATGGCTACCGGTACATTGGCCGACCGGTATGGCCGGAAACGTGTGTTTATTATCAGCCTGACGGTATTCGGCATCACTTCTCTTATTTGCGGACTGGCACAAAACGTAACGGTATTGATTGTCAGTCGCTTCCTGCAGGGAATGGGAGGCGGTGCGATGTTGATCTGCCAGATAGCGATCCTTTCTCATCAGTTCCGCGCCGGTGCAGAAAGAGGAAGAGCTTTTGGTATATGGGGAATTGTTTTTGGGATAGGCCTGGGCTTCGGCCCTATTATTGGCGGTATGATTGTGGCCGTATCCAACTGGCAATGGGTATTCCTGGTGCATGTGCTGATTACTGCGCTAACCCTCCTGCTGGTGTTCAGCGGAATAGCCGAGTCCCGCGATCCGCAGGCAGGAAAAGTAGATATAGCAGGTATTGTTACTTTATCGCTGGCGGTGTTTGGATTAACCTATTACATTACGCAGGGGCCGGAGATCGGCTTTTTCAGTACAACCGGTTACCTGATGATAGCGCTGGTAGTTATTTTTCTGGTTGCTTTTGTGGTGGCAGAAAAAATGAATCCACATCCTATGTTTGATTTTTCGGTGTTTCGTATCCGTCATTTTTCAGGTGCCTTGTTAGGCGCTATGGCGATGAATTTCAGCTTCTGGCCATTCATGATTTATCTGCCGGTATATTTTCAGAGTGGATTGGGTTACGACAGTATTACAGCTGGCCTGGCGTTGCTGGCCTATACCCTGCCAACATTGGTATTTCCGCCGTTGGGAGAGCGGTTGTCTCTCCGCTTTCAGCCAGGTGTGGTGATTCCTGCGGGATTGTTTATCATAGGAGCTGGATTTATGTTGATGCGGTATGGAGGCATCCGGGAAGATGCCAGTTGGTTAACCATGTTGCCAGGATCTTTGCTGGCGGGGATTGGATTGGGAATTACCAACACGCTCGTCACTAATACAACTACCGGTGCGGTGCCGGCTTCCCGCGCGGGTATGGCCTCCGGCATAGATATGAGTGCCCGGCTGATTGCGTTGGCCGTTAATATTGCGCTGATGGGATTCATTTTGCTGGCAGGTATACTGACTTATCTGAAAGCGGTGTTGCCGGCATCTTTGGATACACAGCAACTGCATGCTGCTGCAGCAAAAATTGCGGCTGGTAGCAGCGATGCGTTGCCGGCATTACCGGGTGGTGCAGCGCTGGACCCGACTGGGAATATTGTACATGCCGCATTGCTGCAGGGATTTGATGGAGTGATGTTATATGGGGGTATCAGTATATGGCTGTTGGCGGTGATCAGTTTGATCGTATTTGGGATCAGGAGGCCAGTATCGGCAGTTGCAGGATCGTGA
- a CDS encoding carboxypeptidase-like regulatory domain-containing protein yields the protein MSSAKFLFFLLIAVSCSHCGTFLAANMGEDKYQIKKSGQTSVPHAVLIIHTWEYASSPLFPLAGIQIMPDKDSMPHYMVTDSSGRCKVFLSPGVHSLQASCTGFRSVHIDRLKVNKGDSLTIHFYLPTDKN from the coding sequence ATGTCCAGCGCAAAGTTTTTATTTTTTCTGTTGATAGCTGTCAGCTGTAGCCACTGCGGGACTTTTCTGGCCGCAAACATGGGAGAAGATAAATATCAGATAAAAAAGTCCGGACAAACCAGTGTCCCCCATGCAGTACTGATCATCCATACCTGGGAATATGCCTCCAGCCCTTTATTTCCGCTGGCAGGTATTCAGATCATGCCGGATAAAGACTCAATGCCTCATTATATGGTTACTGATTCATCCGGTAGATGTAAAGTATTTTTGTCGCCCGGCGTACATTCCCTGCAGGCTTCCTGTACCGGATTCAGATCCGTACACATCGATCGGTTAAAGGTTAATAAAGGAGATTCGCTTACCATTCATTTCTATCTGCCAACAGATAAAAACTAA